A part of Euryarchaeota archaeon genomic DNA contains:
- a CDS encoding nucleotidyl transferase AbiEii/AbiGii toxin family protein, translating into MDADALRRLAGRTGFDVSALEKDYALTWLIQGIYAGPPLADVLIFKGGTAIRKIYAPEWRLSEDLDFTIVKSVKSTTVRKGFEKIFARLSDQSGLKLEFVQFHSKPYYIQARIQFLGPLRHKNTIKLDISLTEKLVEPPANVTVKPAYDDVPSFTALVYTSNEILVEKLRSIMCRVTR; encoded by the coding sequence ATGGACGCGGACGCGCTGCGCAGGCTGGCGGGACGGACAGGTTTCGACGTCTCTGCGCTCGAAAAGGACTACGCGCTCACATGGCTCATCCAAGGCATCTACGCGGGCCCTCCGCTGGCCGACGTCCTCATATTCAAGGGCGGCACAGCCATCCGGAAAATCTACGCCCCCGAATGGCGCCTCTCGGAAGACCTCGACTTTACCATAGTCAAGAGTGTCAAATCAACTACGGTGCGCAAAGGCTTCGAAAAGATATTCGCCCGCCTCAGCGACCAGAGCGGCCTGAAGCTCGAGTTCGTCCAATTCCACTCCAAGCCCTACTACATTCAGGCGCGCATCCAGTTCCTCGGTCCGCTGCGCCACAAGAACACGATCAAACTCGACATCTCCCTCACGGAGAAGCTCGTGGAACCACCTGCGAACGTCACGGTAAAACCGGCTTACGACGACGTCCCAAGCTTCACGGCCCTCGTCTACACGTCAAACGAGATTCTGGTCGAGAAGTTGAGGAGCATCATGTGTCGTGTAACTCGCTAA